In Terriglobales bacterium, one genomic interval encodes:
- the bshC gene encoding bacillithiol biosynthesis cysteine-adding enzyme BshC, with the protein MEARCLPFSNIPHTTRLFADFTSDFARVQDFYPLSPQETSRLGERVSQLNYSPQTRVAVAEILERQNQQLGSSAETMKNIERLRNGSSAMVTGQQVVLLGGPVFAIYKALSAIKHARQLTQAGFDCVPVFWLATEDHDFAEVSHNILRSSDGNLHPVTIPPAAPEGTPVGKTAIGEQGAALIREAAKLLGESPFRELLIESYQSKETLGSAFGKLFAKLFAESGLILLDPSEPALHRLTSPVYRQAAARSAEIVQALQERGQALERAGYHEQVKVTASMTLLFADVNGVRTPVRKVNEGFALGDERCTPSELDSRIAEHPEKFNPNVLLRPVIQDSLLPTLAYIGGPAEVAYFAQVGVVYEKLLGRVTPILPRFSATLLDPRTQRHLQNYKLSPLDCFKSEQELRSLLAAKALPPEMEATFSEAEREINVVIERVIEAVSKLDPTLREAAEHSGSKMRHQLQQLQGRAAKAQALRSTEVARHAGILANTLYPNQKLQEREIAGISFLAQFGAETLQRVYDQIDLACSGHAFIAL; encoded by the coding sequence ATGGAGGCACGATGTTTGCCGTTCAGCAACATCCCTCACACCACCCGGCTTTTCGCCGATTTCACCAGCGACTTTGCCCGCGTGCAGGATTTTTATCCGCTTTCTCCCCAGGAGACGAGCCGGCTGGGAGAACGCGTCTCCCAGCTTAACTATTCGCCTCAAACCCGCGTTGCGGTTGCCGAGATTCTCGAGCGCCAGAACCAGCAATTAGGCTCCTCTGCTGAAACCATGAAAAACATTGAGCGGTTGCGCAATGGCAGTTCAGCCATGGTTACCGGACAGCAGGTTGTTCTCCTGGGTGGTCCCGTCTTTGCCATTTATAAAGCGCTCAGTGCCATTAAACACGCGAGGCAACTTACACAGGCAGGCTTCGATTGTGTTCCTGTTTTTTGGCTGGCGACGGAAGATCACGATTTTGCCGAAGTCTCTCATAACATCCTGCGCAGCTCTGACGGCAATTTGCATCCTGTGACCATTCCGCCGGCAGCGCCCGAAGGCACGCCCGTAGGCAAGACCGCCATCGGAGAGCAGGGAGCTGCATTGATTCGCGAAGCCGCCAAGCTATTGGGCGAGAGCCCGTTTCGTGAACTGCTGATCGAGAGTTACCAGTCCAAAGAAACCCTGGGTAGCGCCTTCGGTAAGTTATTTGCGAAGCTCTTCGCAGAGTCCGGTTTGATTTTGCTTGATCCTTCGGAACCAGCACTGCACCGCCTGACGTCTCCGGTATATCGTCAAGCTGCAGCGCGTTCTGCTGAAATCGTGCAAGCCCTCCAGGAGCGCGGTCAGGCCTTGGAACGTGCTGGATACCACGAGCAAGTCAAAGTCACTGCTTCGATGACGCTCCTGTTTGCTGATGTGAATGGTGTTCGAACCCCCGTCCGCAAGGTCAACGAAGGCTTTGCTTTGGGAGACGAGCGCTGTACCCCCAGCGAACTTGATTCCCGCATTGCCGAGCATCCTGAGAAGTTCAACCCCAACGTCCTGTTACGGCCTGTAATTCAGGATTCTCTGCTTCCCACCCTTGCTTATATCGGCGGTCCTGCGGAAGTCGCTTACTTTGCGCAGGTAGGCGTGGTCTATGAAAAATTGTTAGGCAGAGTTACGCCCATTTTGCCGCGCTTTAGTGCTACGCTGCTCGATCCGCGCACTCAGCGTCACCTGCAGAACTACAAACTCTCGCCGCTCGATTGCTTCAAGAGCGAGCAGGAACTCCGAAGTTTGCTAGCGGCAAAGGCTCTTCCTCCTGAGATGGAAGCTACTTTTTCCGAAGCTGAACGCGAAATCAATGTTGTGATTGAAAGGGTGATAGAAGCCGTCAGCAAACTCGATCCTACGCTGCGCGAGGCGGCCGAGCACTCCGGATCGAAGATGCGCCACCAATTGCAGCAATTGCAGGGACGCGCCGCCAAGGCGCAGGCCCTCCGTAGTACAGAAGTGGCGCGCCATGCCGGCATTCTGGCGAATACCCTTTATCCCAACCAAAAGCTGCAGGAGCGGGAAATCGCCGGAATTTCTTTTCTGGCGCAATTCGGTGCGGAAACCTTGCAGCGAGTCTATGATCAGATTGATCTCGCCTGTAGCGGTCATGCCTTCATTGCCCTGTAA
- a CDS encoding tetratricopeptide repeat protein, with translation MSTPKMETTQDALTVELTGTLAGRFEIRQRLGAGGMGEVYLAEDTLLKRLVAIKRLAPHLRADQLSRGHFLKEAERISALNNEHIAGIYDVLQVNGEVFLVMEYVEGANLRFRFTPRPTVQQFLEVAVQCAEALAAAHEKGILHRDIKPENIMLTPAGQVKILDFGLAQRLRVAGEGVATVSLPSVGHPLSGTRGYVAPEVLLEREPDARADIFSLGVVFYELLTGNNPCAAATWVGSIERTLHASPSPMYHTDAHVPDEIERVIRKMLEKDPEERYATARDLLVDLRRLRKQSETGLLLPPRNLVLRRNKKRVIWGSAVAVLVLVVIFTPWRSLLQQLQKRFAPSENAQMAIPNQKLVAVLPFRAIGASPEVRTFSDGLAETVTAKLTQLTATHALQVAPASEVYGRGITDVDEARKNLGVNLVVEGSLHQAGDTVRITYTLVDAISHRQLRGDTITASTSDPFALEDRVVQGVLWMLELEITPDERPQLEKHGTTIAGAYDLYTRGLGDLQNYGDPAAVQSAIENFSRAISLDPNYAYAYAGLGESYWDKYGIDHEAKYIPKARDACQHALTLNTDLAAGHVCLGNLLVMAGKYENASSEFSRALVAEPTYDAAYLGLASTYEHMGRLQDAEQTYQRAIELRPHYWAGYSWLGRFYAAHGRYQEAVEQFSHAAAVSPDNSSIYHSMGGLYIFMGRYQDAVGALQRALSLRPSFEAYANLGQAYMRLRRFDDAIAAYQQALTLNPRDYRSVGYLADAYYWAPGKRDQATPLYERAITMTDEELKLNPKNTDVHTLLAEYHAHLGHAEAARMHIQQALKLHPDEPETLFFAALVENQLGDTAHAIQWLSKAVHQGYSLSEINSAVDFDNLRNDPAFQSVMQATGQKS, from the coding sequence ATGTCCACACCCAAGATGGAGACCACGCAGGACGCGCTTACCGTGGAGTTGACTGGAACACTTGCCGGACGCTTTGAAATACGCCAGCGACTCGGGGCCGGCGGCATGGGTGAGGTGTATCTTGCCGAGGATACGCTTCTCAAGCGCCTGGTTGCCATCAAGAGATTGGCCCCTCACCTGCGTGCCGACCAGCTTTCACGTGGGCATTTTCTGAAGGAAGCCGAGCGGATTTCAGCGCTGAATAACGAGCACATCGCCGGCATCTACGACGTGCTGCAAGTCAATGGCGAAGTTTTTCTGGTGATGGAGTATGTCGAAGGCGCAAACCTGCGTTTTCGCTTTACCCCGCGTCCTACCGTTCAACAATTCCTTGAAGTGGCAGTTCAATGCGCCGAAGCCCTGGCTGCTGCCCACGAGAAAGGCATACTGCATCGCGACATCAAGCCTGAAAATATCATGCTCACGCCTGCCGGGCAGGTGAAGATATTAGATTTTGGCCTGGCGCAGCGCCTGCGGGTCGCAGGCGAGGGAGTGGCTACGGTCAGCTTACCCTCGGTGGGTCATCCGCTTTCCGGGACTCGTGGTTATGTAGCTCCTGAGGTGCTGCTGGAAAGGGAACCAGACGCGCGCGCCGACATTTTCTCTTTAGGAGTTGTGTTTTACGAGTTACTGACGGGAAACAATCCATGTGCAGCGGCGACCTGGGTAGGCAGCATAGAGCGTACTCTGCATGCCAGCCCTTCGCCTATGTATCACACAGATGCTCATGTCCCGGATGAAATTGAACGCGTGATCCGCAAGATGCTGGAGAAAGACCCCGAGGAGCGCTATGCAACTGCCCGGGACCTTTTGGTAGATTTGCGCCGACTGCGCAAGCAGTCGGAGACAGGTTTATTGCTGCCTCCTCGCAATCTGGTTCTCCGCCGGAACAAGAAAAGGGTGATTTGGGGCAGCGCAGTGGCAGTTTTGGTTCTGGTTGTCATATTCACTCCCTGGCGGAGCTTGCTGCAGCAGCTTCAAAAAAGATTTGCGCCTTCTGAGAATGCCCAAATGGCTATTCCCAACCAGAAACTGGTTGCGGTTTTGCCATTCCGCGCCATCGGAGCGTCGCCCGAAGTGCGGACTTTCAGCGATGGCCTCGCGGAAACTGTTACCGCCAAGCTTACGCAGCTCACTGCGACCCATGCGCTCCAGGTTGCCCCGGCCTCTGAAGTTTACGGACGAGGCATCACGGATGTCGATGAAGCCCGAAAAAATCTGGGCGTGAATCTTGTAGTCGAAGGCAGCTTGCATCAGGCCGGTGACACCGTGCGCATCACCTACACCTTGGTAGATGCAATCTCGCATCGCCAGTTGCGCGGAGATACCATTACTGCTTCCACCTCTGACCCGTTTGCCCTGGAAGACCGGGTTGTTCAAGGTGTGCTCTGGATGCTGGAGTTGGAAATCACCCCTGACGAACGGCCGCAACTGGAAAAGCATGGGACCACTATCGCTGGTGCTTATGACCTGTACACGCGTGGACTCGGTGATCTGCAAAACTATGGCGATCCCGCAGCGGTGCAGAGTGCCATCGAGAATTTCTCACGCGCCATTTCGCTCGATCCCAATTATGCTTATGCCTACGCTGGATTGGGGGAGTCTTACTGGGATAAATACGGCATTGACCACGAGGCAAAATATATCCCCAAGGCCCGCGATGCCTGCCAGCATGCGCTCACGTTAAACACAGATCTTGCTGCTGGACATGTTTGTTTGGGGAACTTGTTGGTTATGGCGGGAAAGTACGAGAACGCCAGTTCGGAATTCAGCCGCGCTCTTGTCGCCGAGCCTACTTACGACGCTGCTTACCTTGGACTGGCATCAACCTACGAGCACATGGGCAGGCTGCAGGATGCGGAGCAGACCTATCAGCGTGCTATCGAACTGCGTCCGCATTACTGGGCAGGCTACAGTTGGTTAGGACGTTTCTACGCCGCTCATGGGCGTTATCAGGAAGCCGTCGAGCAATTCAGCCACGCCGCCGCTGTTTCGCCTGACAACAGCTCCATTTATCACAGCATGGGTGGACTCTATATTTTCATGGGCAGGTACCAGGATGCCGTCGGTGCTTTGCAGCGCGCTCTTTCTTTACGCCCCAGCTTCGAGGCCTATGCCAATTTGGGCCAGGCCTACATGCGTTTGCGGCGCTTCGATGACGCCATTGCTGCCTACCAGCAGGCCCTGACATTGAATCCGCGCGACTATCGTTCCGTAGGTTATTTGGCCGATGCCTATTACTGGGCCCCGGGCAAACGCGATCAGGCCACGCCGCTGTATGAACGTGCTATCACCATGACGGATGAGGAGTTGAAGCTCAATCCCAAGAACACTGACGTTCACACATTGTTGGCGGAATACCACGCCCACCTTGGCCATGCTGAAGCCGCGCGTATGCACATACAGCAGGCGCTCAAACTTCATCCCGATGAGCCCGAGACACTATTTTTTGCTGCCCTGGTGGAAAACCAGTTGGGCGATACAGCGCATGCCATTCAATGGTTGAGTAAAGCGGTTCATCAAGGGTATTCTCTCTCCGAGATCAATTCCGCGGTTGATTTCGATAATCTGCGCAACGACCCTGCCTTTCAATCGGTAATGCAGGCAACAGGCCAAAAGAGTTAA
- a CDS encoding CHAT domain-containing protein, whose product MSLRQKTYLVLLLLSCLASTVRVHAQLKPGVVIEEVAKYSEGEKAELREGDILLRWTRGEDKGEITSPFDLSLIEIEQAQRGRVSLEGLRGSAAQSWFLGPDDWGITARPNLPQDLVSIYLEGKELAKVGKLNEATEHWRKAGVQAQMPSSNWLSAWFFLRSADLLSDARQWKESDESFEVAVRQATEAGPAIAAQVLYAWATTFRRRSDWAHAEKYYQETIAQCRKLGAENLMMALSLSSLGDMAHARGDQTKAEQYHLQALAIRQKLAPDSLSVASSLHNLSAVAEDHGDLAKEEEYVRRALTIRERLAPESLHLAQSFNQFGDWYWVRGDLPHAEEYFHRAFVIRKKLAPESLDFAISLNNLGIIAEMRSDLDGAEHDYSQALAIQEKLEPGGLNVARSLHNLGDIAQDRGDLAAAEQDYRRALAIHEKIAPDNDLVPLALNNLGELARTRDDLTLAQECHIRALQAARRISPDNVYVAISLYSLGRIADDHGELVKAEDYYLQALALFEKISPDANYYGAVLTNLGIVREERADLGAAGKYYDRALAVYKKFSSDSLDVARVLQHIGNLAQMRGDLDKAENYHRQALAVLERVAPGSSSHAETLASLAGIMRRKQRVDDAAQFYEQALNAFESQTAHLGGSEETRSGFRSKHARFYNDYIDLLIAEKKPALAFQVLEHFHARSLFETLSNARIDIRKGVEPALVARERALQQSLISKSNRRIQLLNDQHTEEQLAVLNQEMKDILEQYQDVEAQIRISSPLYAALTQPEPLSATEVQQQLLDDDTALLEYSLGEDRSYVFVVTSRSLEAYELPPRTKIEAAARRLYHLLRTWQTVNATGKSNPSSSKSNAVLPHRETYVQQAAMAFSQMVLAPVAAQLKARRLLIVSDGALQYIPFAVLPAPAQSGASKPRYSSTPAPLILEHEIIKLPSASVLGVLRQQTATRREPAKAVAVLADPVFDKNDDRVQVRLRYPKTNRLARSAEQGAASKLGSAQQLPAQDQDEEPQQHLTRSLMDVLGHTKRGVSLARLPYTRREAQFVLAMVPAGQGMEALDFNASRATAISPDLGQYHVVHFATHGLLDSKHPELSGLVLSLVDQHGSEQNGFLGLQEIYNLSLPVDLVVLSACETGLGKEIKGEGLMSLTRGFMYAGASRVMASLWKVDDVATAELMRRFYRGIEQERMRPAAALQKAQIEMWKRPRWRDPYYWAAFELQGEWN is encoded by the coding sequence ATGAGCCTCCGGCAAAAAACCTACCTTGTTTTGCTGCTGCTGAGTTGCCTGGCCTCCACCGTACGCGTCCATGCGCAGCTCAAACCAGGGGTAGTTATTGAAGAGGTCGCAAAGTATTCCGAAGGCGAAAAAGCCGAATTGCGCGAAGGAGACATCCTGCTGCGCTGGACTCGTGGTGAAGACAAAGGCGAAATTACCTCTCCTTTTGACCTGTCCTTAATCGAAATTGAGCAGGCGCAGCGAGGAAGAGTTTCTCTGGAAGGTCTCAGGGGCTCGGCAGCCCAAAGTTGGTTCTTGGGGCCTGATGATTGGGGCATCACAGCGCGACCCAACCTCCCGCAGGATCTCGTCTCTATTTATCTCGAAGGTAAAGAGCTGGCCAAAGTCGGCAAACTGAACGAAGCAACCGAACATTGGCGAAAAGCAGGGGTACAAGCGCAAATGCCTTCATCGAATTGGCTGAGTGCATGGTTTTTCTTGCGTTCAGCGGATTTGCTATCGGATGCCCGGCAATGGAAAGAATCAGATGAATCCTTTGAAGTAGCTGTCCGGCAGGCAACAGAAGCTGGGCCAGCAATAGCTGCGCAAGTGCTGTACGCATGGGCCACAACATTCAGGCGACGTAGTGATTGGGCTCATGCGGAGAAGTACTACCAGGAGACGATAGCTCAATGCCGGAAATTAGGCGCTGAAAATTTGATGATGGCATTGAGTTTAAGCAGTCTCGGGGATATGGCCCATGCCCGCGGCGATCAAACCAAGGCAGAGCAGTATCACCTTCAAGCGCTGGCAATCAGGCAAAAACTTGCTCCCGACAGCCTTTCCGTTGCAAGCAGTCTGCATAATTTGAGCGCCGTAGCTGAGGACCATGGAGATCTGGCAAAAGAAGAAGAGTATGTTCGGCGTGCGCTGACGATTCGGGAAAGGCTCGCTCCTGAAAGTCTTCATCTTGCGCAGAGTTTCAATCAGTTTGGCGATTGGTACTGGGTCCGTGGTGACCTGCCCCATGCCGAGGAATATTTTCACCGGGCGTTTGTCATCCGAAAAAAACTGGCTCCTGAGAGTCTCGATTTTGCAATCAGTCTTAACAATCTCGGCATTATTGCCGAAATGCGTTCCGATCTGGATGGCGCTGAACACGATTACAGCCAGGCGCTGGCCATTCAAGAGAAACTGGAACCTGGCGGTCTCAATGTGGCAAGGAGCCTTCATAACTTAGGCGATATTGCTCAAGATCGTGGCGATCTGGCCGCAGCGGAGCAGGACTATCGCCGCGCCCTCGCGATCCACGAGAAGATTGCCCCTGATAACGACCTGGTTCCTTTGGCCCTCAATAATCTTGGAGAACTTGCAAGAACCCGGGATGACCTTACGCTGGCACAGGAGTGTCACATCCGTGCGCTGCAAGCCGCCAGGCGCATCTCTCCGGATAACGTTTATGTTGCTATCAGCCTCTATAGCCTTGGCCGCATTGCCGATGATCATGGCGAGTTGGTCAAGGCCGAGGATTATTACCTTCAGGCCCTGGCATTGTTCGAAAAAATATCTCCAGACGCTAACTATTATGGAGCTGTACTTACCAATCTGGGGATTGTTCGTGAAGAACGCGCGGACCTGGGAGCCGCCGGGAAATACTACGACCGGGCTTTGGCGGTATATAAAAAATTCTCTTCCGATAGTTTAGATGTCGCGCGCGTATTGCAGCACATCGGTAATTTGGCTCAGATGCGCGGTGACTTGGACAAGGCTGAGAATTACCATCGTCAGGCGTTGGCAGTACTGGAAAGGGTCGCACCTGGAAGCAGCAGCCACGCGGAAACTCTTGCATCTCTGGCCGGGATTATGCGCCGTAAGCAGAGGGTTGATGATGCTGCTCAATTCTATGAGCAGGCGCTGAATGCTTTCGAGAGTCAGACTGCTCATCTGGGGGGCTCGGAGGAGACCCGTTCCGGCTTTCGCTCTAAACATGCGCGTTTTTACAATGATTACATTGATCTGTTGATTGCCGAAAAGAAGCCGGCGCTTGCATTTCAGGTACTGGAACACTTTCATGCCCGCTCTTTGTTCGAAACCTTAAGTAATGCTCGTATTGATATTCGCAAAGGCGTCGAACCTGCGTTGGTAGCGCGGGAACGTGCCTTACAGCAATCACTCATCTCGAAATCGAACCGCCGCATACAATTGCTGAATGATCAGCATACGGAAGAACAATTGGCGGTTCTCAATCAGGAGATGAAAGACATTCTTGAGCAATATCAAGATGTGGAAGCGCAGATTAGGATCAGCAGCCCGCTCTACGCTGCTTTGACGCAACCCGAGCCGTTAAGCGCCACGGAAGTCCAACAGCAGTTGCTCGATGACGATACGGCCTTACTGGAATATTCTCTCGGCGAAGATCGGAGCTATGTTTTTGTAGTGACCTCCCGTTCGTTGGAGGCTTATGAATTGCCTCCTCGAACCAAAATCGAGGCTGCTGCCCGGCGGCTGTACCATCTCTTGCGGACATGGCAGACTGTCAACGCCACGGGCAAGAGCAACCCCTCTTCATCCAAATCAAACGCCGTGTTGCCGCACAGGGAAACCTATGTGCAGCAGGCAGCGATGGCTTTTAGTCAGATGGTGCTGGCGCCGGTGGCTGCCCAACTCAAGGCGAGGCGTTTGCTCATTGTGAGTGATGGAGCATTGCAGTATATCCCCTTTGCGGTATTGCCAGCACCAGCACAATCAGGGGCAAGCAAACCGCGATATTCATCAACACCGGCGCCGCTGATTTTGGAACACGAAATTATCAAGTTGCCATCCGCATCCGTGTTGGGAGTTTTACGGCAACAAACCGCAACTCGTAGAGAACCGGCCAAGGCCGTGGCGGTTCTAGCTGACCCGGTCTTCGATAAGAATGATGATCGCGTGCAGGTGAGACTGCGCTACCCGAAGACCAACCGGCTTGCTCGATCTGCTGAGCAAGGAGCTGCATCGAAGCTGGGCTCCGCGCAGCAATTGCCGGCACAGGACCAAGACGAGGAACCGCAACAACACCTGACCCGGTCCTTGATGGATGTACTTGGGCACACAAAGAGAGGAGTTTCTTTGGCCCGGCTGCCTTATACACGACGAGAGGCGCAATTCGTCCTGGCCATGGTTCCCGCGGGGCAGGGGATGGAGGCCCTGGACTTTAATGCCAGCCGCGCGACCGCCATATCTCCCGACTTGGGACAATACCATGTTGTGCATTTCGCCACGCACGGATTGTTGGATAGCAAGCATCCTGAGCTCTCGGGCCTGGTGCTTTCCCTGGTGGACCAACATGGAAGCGAACAAAATGGGTTCTTGGGACTCCAGGAGATTTATAACCTTAGCTTACCCGTGGATCTCGTGGTCCTAAGTGCGTGCGAAACCGGTTTGGGAAAAGAAATCAAAGGCGAGGGCCTGATGAGCCTGACTCGGGGGTTCATGTATGCTGGCGCGAGCCGGGTGATGGCCAGCTTGTGGAAAGTGGACGATGTTGCCACGGCTGAACTGATGCGGCGTTTTTATCGAGGGATTGAGCAGGAAAGAATGAGACCTGCCGCAGCCCTGCAGAAAGCACAAATTGAAATGTGGAAACGGCCGCGCTGGAGAGATCCGTATTATTGGGCAGCCTTCGAACTGCAGGGCGAATGGAACTAA